The following proteins are encoded in a genomic region of Oncorhynchus gorbuscha isolate QuinsamMale2020 ecotype Even-year linkage group LG11, OgorEven_v1.0, whole genome shotgun sequence:
- the rhot2 gene encoding mitochondrial Rho GTPase 2, translating into MKRDVRILLLGEPKVGKTSLIMSLVGEEFPEHVPLRAEEITIPADVTPEKVPTHIVDYSETEQTDEVLREEIIKANVVCVVYDVTQEETIDKIRTKWIPLVNGEAEKGNKVPIILVGNKSDLRSGSSMETILPIMNQFSEIETCVECSAKNLKNISELFYYAQKAVLHPTAPLYDPEDKQLKSMCVRALSRVFSISDQDHDRILSDTELNCFQKSCFGNPLASQALEDVKTVVWKNTSDGVQDNGLTLNGFLFLNTLFIQRGRHETTWTILRKFGYDDSLELTDDYLYPQLRVPVGCTTELNHLGHQFLQRLFDKYDEDKDSALSPAELKNLFSVFPYMPWGADVYTAVSTTDEGYISNHGYVCQWTLSAYLDIHRCLEYLGYLGYPILTEQDSQTTAVTVTREKAVDLEKGQTQRSVFLCKVIGPRGTGKSAFLQAFLGRNTAREERSTGAFSLYTINTVQVSNQEKFLILYEVDVETKFLKESDAVCDVACLMYDVSDPHSFDYCASIYKQHYMDSSIPCVMVASKSDLPEVRQLHGMTPAEFCYKHRLPPPLPFSGLSLDSTSKNIYTKLAWAAMFPHLNGSDMSNTSFWLRVTLGAAVVAVLGFAMYRAFARQK; encoded by the exons GTGCCCCTCCGAGCTGAGGAGATCACTATCCCTGCCGATGTCACTCCAGAGAAGGTGCCCACACACATAGTGGACTACTCAG AAACGGAACAGACTGATGAGGTCCTCAGAGAGGAGATTATCAAG GCCAACGTGGTGTGTGTGGTCTATGACGTCACCCAGGAGGAAACTATAGACAAG ATCCGAACAAAATGGATCCCCTTGGTAAATGGCGAAGCAGAGAAGGGGAATAA AGTTCCCATAATCCTAGTGGGGAATAAATCGGACCTTCGCTCTGGGAGCTCCATGGAGACCATTCTACCTATCATGAACCAGTTTTCTGAGATTGAGACCTGTGTAGAG TGTTCTGCCAAGAACCTGAAGAACATCTCTGAACTGTTCTACTACGCTCAGAAGGCTGTGCTCCACCCCACCGCCCCGCTCTACGACCCGGAAGACAAACAG TTAAAGTCCATGTGTGTCCGAGCACTCAGCCGAGTCTTCAGCATCTCAGACCAGGACCATGACCGCATCCTCAGTGACACTGAACTCAACTGCTTCCAG AAATCGTGCTTCGGGAACCCTCTAGCCTCTCAAGCCCTGGAGGACGTGAAGACTGTGGTGTGGAAGAACACGAGCGACGGGGTGCAGGACAACGGCCTTACCCTGAACG GCTTCCTGTTCCTCAACACGTTGTTCATCCAGAGGGGTCGGCACGAGACCACGTGGACCATCCTGAGGAAGTTTGGTTACGATGACTCGCTGGAGCTGACGGATGACTACCTATACCCACA gttacgGGTGCCCGTGGGCTGCACCACCGAGCTCAATCATCTGGGTCACCAGTTTCTCCAGAGGCTGTTTGACAAGTATGACGAG GATAAggactctgccctctctcccgcGGAGCTCAAGAATCTCTTTAGTGTGTTTCCCTACATGCCCTGGGGCGCAGACGTGTACACGGCTGTCTCAACCACAGACGAGGGTTACATTTCCAATCATGGTTACGTGTGTCAATGGAC GCTTTCAGCGTACCTTGATATCCATCGCTGTCTGGAGTACTTGGGATACCTGGGCTATCCTATTCTCACTGAGCAGGACTCCCAAACCACTGCAGTCACAG TGACGCGGGAGAAGGCTGTGGACCTGGAGAAGGGCCAGACTCAGCGGTCAGTGTTCCTTTGTAAGGTGATCGGGCCACGGGGTACTGGGAAGTCTGCCTTCCTCCAGGCCTTCCTTGGCCGAAACACAGCG AGAGAGGAGCGTTCCACCGGTGCCTTTTCCCTCTACACCATAAACACTGTCCAAGTTAGCAACCAGGAGAAGTTCCTCATC CTCTACGAGGTGGACGTGGAAACAAAGTTCCTAAAGGAGTCGGACGCGGTGTGTGACGTAGCCTGTCTCATGTATGATGTCAGCGACCCCCACTCCTTCGACTACTGTGCCAGCATCTACAAG CAACACTACATGGACAGCAGTATTCCCTGTGTGATGGTGGCCTCCAAATCGGACCTCCCCGAGGTGAGACAGCTCCACGGGATGACTCCGGCAGAGTTCTGCTACAAACACCGACTGCCTCCGCCGCTCCCCTTCTCTGGCCTGTCCCTGGACTCCACCAGCAAGAACATCTACACCAAGCTGGCCTGGGCCGCCATGTTCCC ACACCTGAACGGCTCCGACATGAGCAACACATCCTTCTGGCTGAGAGTGACGCTAGGAGCAGCAGTGGTCGCGGTCCTAGGCTTTGCCATGTACAGAGCTTTCGCCCGACAGAAATGA
- the LOC124048354 gene encoding histone H1.0-B: MAETAAAPAPKAKKAKAPKKPASHPKYSDMIKAAVHADKSRGGASRQSVQKYIKSHYKVGDNADSQIKLSLKRMVSEGVLRHTKGIGASGSFKLAKAEDTKKAPKVKTVVKAKKSPVKAAKPKKVAKPKKVAKSPVKAKKAKVAVKKVKKSPKKAAPKPKKVAKKTKVAKPAKATKPKKAKTAKPKPKAAAKKAAKKK, translated from the coding sequence ATGGCAGAGACGGCGGCAGCTCCAGCCCCAAAGGCAAAAAAGGCGAAGGCACCCAAGAAGCCTGCTTCACACCCGAAATACTCGGATATGATTAAGGCAGCCGTCCATGCAGATAAAAGCCGTGGAGGTGCGTCCAGACAATCTGTCCAGAAGTACATCAAAAGCCACTACAAGGTGGGGGACAATGCCGATTCTCAGATTAAGCTGTCCCTGAAGAGGATGGTGAGTGAAGGGGTCCTGCGCCACACCAAAGGCATCGGCGCGTCAGGCTCCTTCAAACTGGCGAAAGCAGAGGAcaccaaaaaggcacctaaagttaAAACCGTTGTGAAAGCAAAGAAGTCGCCTGTTAAAGCCGCCAAGCCCAAGAAGGTTGCAAAGCCCAAGAAGGTGGCCAAATCACCAGTAAAAGCCAAGAAAGCAAAAGTGGCAGTGAAGAAAGTGAAAAAGTCTCCGAAGAAAGCGGCACCAAAGCCCAAGAAAGTAGCAAAGAAAACCAAGGTGGCCAAGCCAGCCAAGGCAACGAAACCCAAGAAGGCCAAAACTGCGAAACCCAAACCCAAGGCCGCAGCCAAGAAAGCCGCAAAGAAGAAGTAA